Part of the Bacteroidales bacterium genome, TGTTTGGAAATTAAATTGGTATAACTATTGTTAAATAGTATAAAAATTGGAAAATTATTACTTAATTAAAATTCATTTAGTTTAAGTTTAACGAATGTTCCTAAATAATTACCCTCAAAAGAAAAATAGTATCTTAAAAACATCATCAAATTATCAATATAAAATTTCTAATCTTCAGAGAAGTGTTTTAACATTCTTCTATATGCGGAGAAAACCTTTGCTCTAGATACAAATCCTAAATATTTACCATCTTTAATAACAGGGAGATTAAAATTACCTGTAAAATGGAATTTTTGAGCAATGTCTTCCATAGAATCTTCGGGGTGTACAATACCTGTTGGCATAAACATCATATCACGAACATACGTAGAATCATATAATTCAGGCTTGAATATTATATTACGTATATCATTTACAAATACAACTCCCATAAAAATATCATTTTCATCAATTACAGGAAAAATATTTCTCTGTGATTTTGATATAACTTTTACCAAATCGCCTAAAGTTTTATCAATTTCAATAGTATTAAAATTAGTTTCAATAAGTTTGTCAATTTTTAGTAATGATAGTATAGCTTTATCTTTATCATGTGTTATAAGTTCTTTTCTTCTTGCTAATTGAATTGTATAAACTGAATTTGTTTCAAATATTTTTACAGTAGCATATGAAAATGTAGCAGTTATCATTAGTGGTATAAATAATTGATATCCCCCGGTAATTTCAGCGATGAGGAATATCCCTGTTAAAGGTGCATGTAAAACACCTGCCAGCATACCTGCCATACCCATAAGAGCAAAATTATTTGTTGATATATTATTAAAGCCAATTTGCTTAAATACTAAAGCTGTTAATAAACCTAAATTTGACCCAATGAATAAGGTAGGGGCAAATATTCCGCCTACTCCACCGCTACCAAAGGTTACCGAAGTAGCAACTACTTTAAATAATACTAATGAAAATAATAATATTATTGCAACAATTAGGCTGTCTTTATAAGAATAAAACAAACTATTGTTAAATAAATAACTATAATCTCCTGATAAACAAGAGTTAATAGTTTCGTATCCCTCACCATAAAGTGAAGGAATGAAAAATATAAGAACACCTAATATTAATCCTCCAGTTATTAGTTTTTTATAATCTCCTTTGATTTTACTAAATAATTTT contains:
- a CDS encoding chloride channel protein gives rise to the protein MILSIIIGLAAGFVAVIIKNSVHFIRSFLHNWTNTDQQYYLYLAFPMIGVLLVILFIKYFIKQPVRHGIPNVLYRISKSNGRIKAHNMYSSIITSALTVGFGGSVGLEGPTVATSASIGSNIGRLFHMNYKQIILLLGCACSAAMAAIFKAPIAAIVFSLEVIMLDLTMASLIPLLLASASAVLTSYFFLGQDVLYPFDVEGTFQMANLPYYISLGIIAGLFSSYFTRIYVYIEKLFSKIKGDYKKLITGGLILGVLIFFIPSLYGEGYETINSCLSGDYSYLFNNSLFYSYKDSLIVAIILLFSLVLFKVVATSVTFGSGGVGGIFAPTLFIGSNLGLLTALVFKQIGFNNISTNNFALMGMAGMLAGVLHAPLTGIFLIAEITGGYQLFIPLMITATFSYATVKIFETNSVYTIQLARRKELITHDKDKAILSLLKIDKLIETNFNTIEIDKTLGDLVKVISKSQRNIFPVIDENDIFMGVVFVNDIRNIIFKPELYDSTYVRDMMFMPTGIVHPEDSMEDIAQKFHFTGNFNLPVIKDGKYLGFVSRAKVFSAYRRMLKHFSED